The Raphanus sativus cultivar WK10039 unplaced genomic scaffold, ASM80110v3 Scaffold1979, whole genome shotgun sequence genome includes the window gttcctcggattcattttgctataccctaataattacatgaaaaacaaatatcaacatatttttcaaaatatacacCCGTGCATGCGCGCttatcaaagtctataatcatttaatttaacaacaagtcaaaatatgtagattggagagggaataaaacaaagccagagaaacacatagtttaccagagacactctatttatcgaatttattataaagaaagttttactaagataaatacattcaataattacaaacaaataatatatttcataaaagtgaaaaataatatccgcgctttcgaagcgcggatcaaaatctagtaagtATTTAAATCCCCAACTATTTGAAATCAACAAATTTAATACTGAAATATTGTTCGCACGATTTTATTCACCAATTAATAGTTGACTTTTcaaattaatgattaaaaattattttttttaaatcacaaacAACTTTAGTtagttttatatcaattatctTCGCCACCAAACCTAAACATTCGAAATCTACAAATTTAAATCATGATTTTCAACGATAAAAAACgattttttgtgatttttgtttCTGTGATTGGACCAAATTTTCTTCTTATCACCGGAAATCGTATTTGTTATTGTTAGAAATcgttttcatttaaatttaggatttaaatttgaagatttagaaattttataaagttaacGATAATCTCTTGTGACTTGGTATTAAATTTGATGATTTCAAATAGTTGAtgatttaaatacttattttcCCATTACTTGAcatgaatttaaataaattttgatctgTTGCAGGAAACTTCTTCTCGCCGGTTCCTTATAGGTAGAGATGCTTAGATTATGGTATCTAAGTATTAAACGTACCGACTGCTGTAGGTTTTGCTCGACAACTTCAAAACATTATACATTTTTGTCAGCTAAAGTACCGCTAATTTTTGGTGTGTAGTTACTTCCATATAATATGACCATTCTATGAGTTCTATTTTACTGAGAAAAGAACGAGTATACGTATTTGTATTTACGGAAGAAAATGAAGATCGTTCGACGATATTTGATACACAAAAATTGAATTTGAGAAGCTGAAATTAACAGATAATTGGATGTGTAATTATATTGTATCTATTATTGAATTATGATCTGAAATTATAAATACGTTAGAACAGTGTAATGTATTAATACACcagcaaaagaaaaactaataacCAGCGAACCTTAAATACGAAACAGCTAAGTTAAGAAGTTAGGTGGCACAACTCATCCAATCAGGAGACAACCTAACACGCGGATTCAAATCAGCGCCGTCAGATTTATATCACGTCAACACATCGAACGCTCAAGATCTCCTCCCCGTACGTGAGTGAAGCTGCTTTGAAGTAAGCCTCGATGTTTCTCGCTATCAactttaattttactaaattttagttttatcatTGATCaccattttaatataatagtgAACCGACTATTATTGTTTAGATAAATTAGTATGAATTCGTTAGCAGATGCATGGCTCTCACCTTCTTCCTGCCTTCCTATGAATaacaaaactttaaataaaaacattttaaaaagttgtGTTCTTATTCCACTAACGTAGCGTAAATTAACCTtcgtgtatatatttttcagcaATATGTCACAAACAGTTTAAATTTAAAGCCATTTATTTTCGTTCAACTCTGATCTTTACCGGTTTGGTTGATCAAAAATTAGCATATAAGAGCGTACGTGACCCCTTGGTTCCAAACTTTACTCATCAACTACTATCTTTACCTTAACCACAAGGTCTTTGGCATATATATTGCTTACAGCCTAAGTTCTTAAAGTAACccttttctatatttttataaaacgaGCCAAATTTTTATTGATGTTGTGTCAATTTTAAAACACAACAAGATACTTTTTCTTTCGTACCAAATACAATAATGTACtcaaaagtatattattttattaaaatatcacAAGGGCTATATAAGTCGAGACAACCTAGCTAGAAACTCGTTGCAGattgaaagaaaaacaaatatccaTACAAACACAATACATATTTGAGAGACACAGAGGAAGAGAATAACCCATTCGTAGTTTTcttgcaaaataaaaaaaacaagccAAAAATCAGAACGAGAAGATGGGAGTTGGAGGAACATTAGAGTATATATCTGAGCTAATAGGAAGTGGAGGAAGTCATAGCTATggcaagaggaagaagaagaagcagttTCAGACAGTGGAGCTCAAAGTGAGAATGGATTGTGATGGTTGTGTCCTCAAAGTCAAGaactctctttcttctctaaAAGGTAAATTAACTAATTAACAACTTTTTACAATCTAAATTAACATTTGGTTATCAAAATTCTCGTTTCCATCCTATATGAAAGTGTGTAGTCAGTTAAGCTACTTTGgcttttgtattttctttcaCGCCCAACTCGTTTTGTTCAAACTCTATCAAAAACATATACATGTACGTGAATACACAAAGATACATCGTTTGTTAAcattttcaaatcttttaatATGCTTTCTCAGGAGTTAAATCGGTGGAGATAAACAAGAAGCAGCAAAAGGTGACGGTGAGTGGTTACGCGGAACCGAGCAAGGTGCTGAAGAAGGCCAAAGCGACGGGGAAGAAGGCTGAGATATGGCCTTACGTTCCCTACAACTTGGTGGCTCAGCCCTACATAGCTCAGGCTTACGACAAGAAGGCGCCGCCTGGTTACGTCAGAAAAGTCGACCCATACGCCACCACGGGGACGATGGCTGTTTACAACGATGACCCTTCTTACACTTCTATGTTTAGTGATGATAATCCTAATGCTTGCTCCATTATGTAATTACTAAATCAATAATAAAGACGGTTTATAtgtatagatatgtataaaTATGAGTTATATagattttggtgtttttttgtTCAGGATTTTGTCTTCTTTTGCATGTGCTTTCTGTTTGTGTTACAAGaatgttaattaattttaataaatgccTATTATATAGACTAATCAATTGGATGTTATAAAGTGATAATTGGCACATTACAGAAAGAACTATTCATTATGGAATTAATTTCAAGATTTTTTACTTTTGATCATTGGCCATTACAGATCATCTGAATCATCCGTCCAATCCATCGCACCATCCGATCATAGATTACTTTTGTTCTTATTGGCATTTGGTTTTGCTTTAGGTGTTCTTCATGCTCTTTTTGGTATCTTTCCGGAAATCAAAACTCTTAACtattttttcagttttcacCAACTCTCTCTTTATGGTATGtaactaaaagaaaatttcCAAAACAGTGGGTAATAATGATCACATAAAGctaatttgagagagagagaaataatATGTTTCACTGCACATCATAAACTGCTCATATAATGTCCACTATA containing:
- the LOC108840060 gene encoding heavy metal-associated isoprenylated plant protein 23, with amino-acid sequence MGVGGTLEYISELIGSGGSHSYGKRKKKKQFQTVELKVRMDCDGCVLKVKNSLSSLKGVKSVEINKKQQKVTVSGYAEPSKVLKKAKATGKKAEIWPYVPYNLVAQPYIAQAYDKKAPPGYVRKVDPYATTGTMAVYNDDPSYTSMFSDDNPNACSIM